A window of Metabacillus sp. B2-18 contains these coding sequences:
- the grpE gene encoding nucleotide exchange factor GrpE: MSNEKNVAEQEETVDTIENVESDAEIVDADDVQVEEAEVVDESAAKIAALQAQLDETENKMLRAQADFDNFRRRARLDQEAAQKYRAQSLVSEILPALDNFERALQIEASNDQTKSLLQGMNMVYNQLVQALQNEGVETIKSVGEQFDPHLHQAVMQVEDENYDSNSVIEELQKGYKLKDRVIRPAMVKVNQ; encoded by the coding sequence GTGTCAAATGAAAAAAACGTTGCAGAACAAGAAGAAACAGTAGATACAATTGAAAACGTCGAATCAGATGCTGAAATAGTAGATGCAGATGATGTTCAAGTAGAAGAAGCTGAAGTAGTTGATGAGTCAGCTGCTAAAATTGCTGCCTTACAAGCACAGCTTGATGAAACAGAAAACAAAATGCTTCGAGCTCAAGCAGACTTTGACAACTTTAGAAGACGTGCTCGCTTAGATCAAGAGGCTGCTCAAAAGTATCGTGCACAAAGCTTAGTTTCTGAAATTTTACCTGCTCTTGATAACTTTGAAAGAGCGTTACAAATAGAAGCAAGCAATGATCAAACCAAATCATTGCTACAAGGAATGAACATGGTGTACAACCAATTAGTTCAAGCCCTGCAAAACGAAGGTGTAGAAACAATCAAATCAGTTGGTGAACAATTTGATCCACATCTACATCAAGCAGTGATGCAAGTTGAGGATGAAAACTATGATTCTAATTCTGTCATTGAAGAACTGCAAAAAGGATATAAATTGAAGGATCGAGTGATTCGACCTGCAATGGTTAAAGTAAATCAATAA
- the spoIIP gene encoding stage II sporulation protein P — MKRSSTRHNMVVTLNGTSIKKGIVVSFIVLLMTFLLSGILTSLKPEYRLTSSSINDLTRNIDSEAFLQLLGAENRFFISALPEHAEPIKLSSIMFKVATSINPDDPRSLLGRELPGFSLFDSEIVVAGDGTNYTNMPYESPPPTEVLEQEREASITKNDAVNSGDEEPKAPPSLTTGDKKVVYIYNTHNTESYLPLLEGESDPNRAIHSKANVTIVSELLGKALSDEGIGSQVEKTDVQANLKQKGWNYAKSYTASRPIVESAMASNRNLNYMIDIHRDSQRKGVTTIKIGDISYAKLAFVIGGDNPTADKNEKLAKDLHDLLEKKYPGLSRGIFEQGGKGYNGVYNQDLSQNAMLLEFGGVDNNLEELKNTVSAVADVFSEYYWQAEKVNGDSSAEKK; from the coding sequence ATGAAGCGATCTAGTACAAGACACAATATGGTTGTAACCTTAAATGGGACAAGCATTAAAAAAGGAATCGTTGTTAGCTTCATTGTTTTGTTAATGACCTTTTTACTTTCAGGTATTTTGACGTCATTAAAACCTGAATATCGTTTAACCTCCTCATCAATTAATGATTTAACACGAAATATTGATAGTGAGGCTTTTCTTCAGTTATTAGGTGCTGAAAACCGCTTTTTTATATCGGCATTACCAGAACATGCTGAACCAATTAAGTTATCTTCTATTATGTTTAAAGTCGCTACGAGTATTAACCCTGATGACCCCCGCAGTTTGCTAGGACGGGAATTACCGGGATTCTCCCTATTTGATAGTGAAATTGTTGTAGCTGGGGATGGGACAAACTATACAAATATGCCGTATGAATCTCCACCACCTACTGAGGTGTTGGAACAAGAACGAGAAGCTTCTATTACAAAAAATGATGCTGTAAATTCTGGAGACGAAGAGCCAAAAGCTCCTCCTTCTCTTACAACAGGAGATAAAAAGGTCGTTTATATATATAACACTCATAACACTGAATCATATCTTCCGTTATTAGAAGGAGAAAGTGATCCTAATCGTGCTATTCACTCAAAAGCAAACGTCACAATTGTGAGTGAGTTATTAGGAAAAGCTCTCTCAGATGAGGGGATAGGATCACAAGTAGAAAAAACAGATGTACAAGCCAATTTAAAGCAAAAAGGTTGGAATTATGCAAAGTCATATACAGCCTCAAGGCCAATCGTTGAAAGTGCAATGGCTAGTAATCGTAACTTGAATTATATGATCGATATTCATCGAGATTCACAAAGAAAAGGTGTCACCACCATAAAAATTGGGGATATATCATATGCCAAACTAGCATTTGTAATTGGTGGAGATAATCCAACTGCTGACAAAAATGAAAAGTTAGCTAAAGACCTTCATGATTTATTGGAAAAGAAATACCCTGGCTTAAGTCGTGGGATTTTCGAGCAGGGAGGAAAAGGCTATAACGGAGTTTATAACCAGGATTTATCTCAAAACGCTATGCTCTTAGAATTTGGCGGGGTTGACAATAATCTAGAAGAACTTAAAAACACAGTTTCAGCTGTAGCTGATGTATTTAGCGAGTACTATTGGCAAGCAGAAAAAGTAAACGGTGATTCATCAGCTGAAAAAAAGTAA
- the dnaJ gene encoding molecular chaperone DnaJ, whose protein sequence is MSKRDYYEVLGLSKNAGKDEIKKAYRKLSKKYHPDINKEADADEKFKEITEAYETLSDDQKKAHYDQFGHTDPNQGFGGGAGFGGDGFGFEDIFSSIFGGGTRRRDPNAPRQGADLQYTMTLDFEEAVFGKETTIEIPREETCETCDGSGAQKGTSPETCSHCGGSGQQSVEQNTPFGRIVNRRVCHYCEGTGKIIKHKCGTCRGTGKVKKRKKIQVKIPAGVDDGQQLRVSAQGEPGVNGGPPGDLYVVFHVREHEFFERDGDDIYCEMPLTFAQAALGDEIEIPTLHGKVKLKVPSGTQTGKKFRLSGKGVPNVRGYGQGDQYVILRVLTPTNLTEKQKDLLREFAEISGAKPDEHEESFFDKVKRAFKGD, encoded by the coding sequence ATGAGCAAGCGTGATTACTATGAGGTGCTCGGGTTAAGTAAGAACGCAGGTAAGGATGAGATAAAAAAGGCTTATCGTAAGCTTTCAAAGAAATATCATCCAGACATCAACAAAGAAGCAGATGCAGACGAAAAATTCAAAGAAATTACAGAGGCCTATGAAACATTAAGTGATGATCAAAAGAAAGCTCATTATGATCAATTTGGACATACTGATCCAAATCAAGGCTTTGGTGGCGGTGCTGGTTTCGGTGGTGATGGTTTTGGCTTTGAGGATATTTTTAGCTCAATCTTTGGCGGTGGCACAAGAAGAAGAGATCCGAATGCCCCAAGACAAGGTGCTGACTTACAATATACTATGACGCTGGATTTTGAAGAAGCTGTTTTTGGTAAAGAAACAACAATTGAAATCCCACGTGAAGAAACGTGTGAAACATGTGATGGCTCGGGCGCTCAAAAGGGGACTTCTCCTGAGACATGTTCGCATTGTGGCGGTAGCGGCCAACAAAGTGTTGAACAAAATACACCGTTTGGTCGTATTGTAAATAGACGAGTTTGTCACTACTGTGAAGGAACAGGTAAAATCATTAAGCATAAATGTGGAACTTGTCGTGGAACAGGTAAAGTGAAAAAACGCAAAAAAATCCAAGTGAAAATTCCTGCAGGTGTTGATGATGGTCAACAACTACGTGTATCAGCACAAGGAGAGCCAGGAGTAAATGGTGGACCTCCAGGAGATCTATATGTTGTTTTCCATGTGAGAGAACATGAATTTTTTGAAAGAGATGGTGATGACATTTATTGTGAAATGCCATTAACTTTCGCTCAAGCTGCACTTGGAGATGAAATTGAGATTCCAACATTACACGGGAAGGTAAAACTTAAAGTACCTTCTGGAACTCAAACAGGAAAAAAATTCCGCTTATCTGGTAAGGGAGTACCAAATGTAAGAGGCTATGGTCAAGGTGATCAATATGTTATTTTACGTGTGTTAACTCCTACAAACTTAACGGAAAAACAAAAGGATTTGTTAAGAGAATTTGCTGAAATCAGTGGGGCAAAGCCCGATGAACATGAAGAAAGCTTTTTTGATAAAGTAAAACGAGCGTTCAAAGGTGATTAA
- the hrcA gene encoding heat-inducible transcriptional repressor HrcA has translation MLTDRQLLVLQVIIDDFIHSAQPVGSRSLAKKDEITFSSATIRNDMADLEDLGFIEKTHSSSGRVPSERGYRYYVDHLLSPQRLTKTEVTQIKSIYAEKIFELEKVVQKSAQILSEMTNYTSIVLGPKVNENRLKRIQIVPISKETAVAIIVTNTGHVENRTITFPDSLEPSDIEKMVNILNERLVGVPLVDLQNKIFKEVVTVLKNHIENYDMLLKIMAGSLKLESNEKIYFGGKTNMLSQPEFSDIGRIRSLLTMIEQEKELYGLLKANSAGISIKIGKENDLSAMENCSLITATYSLGDNQLGTIAVLGPTRMEYSRVVSLLTRMTRDLSKTLTDLYHGS, from the coding sequence GTGCTTACAGATCGCCAATTGTTGGTTCTTCAAGTCATCATTGATGATTTTATTCATTCAGCTCAGCCTGTTGGTTCTCGATCACTAGCGAAAAAAGACGAAATTACGTTTAGCTCGGCTACTATTAGGAACGATATGGCTGACTTAGAGGACCTGGGATTTATTGAGAAAACACATAGTTCCTCAGGACGTGTTCCTTCTGAGAGGGGATATCGCTATTATGTGGACCATTTACTTTCTCCACAGAGATTAACAAAAACAGAAGTAACTCAAATTAAATCTATTTATGCTGAGAAAATTTTTGAACTAGAAAAGGTAGTTCAAAAATCAGCACAAATTTTGTCGGAAATGACAAATTATACATCGATTGTACTAGGGCCGAAAGTGAATGAAAATCGATTAAAACGAATCCAAATCGTGCCAATTAGTAAGGAAACTGCAGTTGCCATCATTGTCACAAATACTGGACATGTTGAAAATCGTACGATTACTTTCCCAGATTCACTAGAGCCAAGTGATATTGAAAAAATGGTGAACATTCTTAACGAAAGATTAGTAGGTGTTCCACTGGTTGATCTCCAGAATAAAATCTTTAAAGAAGTTGTTACTGTCTTAAAGAATCATATTGAGAACTATGACATGCTATTAAAGATCATGGCTGGTTCATTAAAGCTAGAGTCAAATGAGAAAATTTATTTTGGTGGTAAAACAAATATGCTCAGTCAACCAGAGTTTTCAGATATTGGGAGAATTAGGTCACTTTTAACAATGATTGAGCAAGAAAAAGAGTTGTATGGACTACTAAAAGCAAATTCTGCAGGCATTTCAATAAAAATTGGTAAGGAAAATGACCTTTCAGCAATGGAAAACTGCAGTCTTATTACCGCCACCTATTCATTAGGAGACAATCAGTTAGGTACAATAGCTGTGCTTGGTCCTACTCGAATGGAATATTCCCGTGTTGTAAGTTTATTAACAAGAATGACACGTGACCTGTCTAAAACTCTTACCGACTTGTATCATGGTTCTTAA
- the dnaK gene encoding molecular chaperone DnaK — MSKIIGIDLGTTNSCVAVLEGGEPKVIPNPEGNRTTPSVVAFKNGERQVGEVAKRQAITNPNTIISIKRHMGTDYKVEVEGKNYTPQEMSAIILQHLKSYAEEYLGEPVTKAVITVPAYFNDAERQATKDAGKIAGLEVERIINEPTAAALAYGLDKTDEDQTILVYDLGGGTFDVSVLELGDGVFEVRSTAGDNRLGGDDFDQVIIDYLVAEFKKENGIDLSKDKMALQRLKDAAEKAKKDLSGVTSTQISLPFITAGEAGPLHLEVSLSRAKFDELSSDLVERTMGPVRQALSDADLSASEIDKVILVGGSTRIPAVQEAIKKALGKEPHKGVNPDEVVALGASIQGGVITGDVKDVVLLDVTPLSLGIETMGGVFTKLIERNTTIPTSKSQVFSTAADNQTAVDIHVLQGERPMSADNKTLGRFQLTDIPPAPRGVPQIEVSFDIDKNGIVNVRAKDLGTNKEQAITIKSNTGLSDDEIDRMVKEAEENADADKARKEEVELRNEADQLVFQTEKTLKDLEGKVDEAEVAKANEAKDALKAAIEKNELEEIKVKKEALQTIVQELSMKLYEQAQQAQAQQGGEAGNKAADDVVDAEFEEVNDDDKK, encoded by the coding sequence ATGAGTAAAATTATCGGTATCGACTTAGGTACAACAAACTCATGTGTCGCAGTTTTAGAAGGCGGAGAACCGAAAGTGATCCCAAATCCAGAAGGTAACCGTACAACTCCTTCTGTAGTTGCTTTCAAAAACGGCGAACGTCAAGTTGGGGAGGTAGCAAAGCGTCAAGCTATCACAAACCCTAATACAATTATCTCAATCAAACGTCATATGGGTACTGACTATAAAGTTGAAGTTGAAGGTAAAAACTATACACCACAAGAAATGTCAGCCATTATTCTTCAACATTTAAAATCTTATGCAGAAGAATATTTAGGTGAGCCAGTAACAAAAGCAGTTATTACAGTTCCAGCTTACTTTAATGATGCTGAGCGTCAAGCGACAAAAGATGCTGGTAAAATTGCAGGTTTAGAAGTTGAACGTATCATCAACGAACCTACTGCTGCAGCTTTAGCATATGGTTTAGACAAAACAGACGAAGACCAAACAATCCTAGTTTATGACTTAGGTGGCGGTACGTTTGACGTATCTGTACTTGAACTAGGTGATGGTGTATTTGAAGTACGTTCTACTGCTGGGGACAACCGTCTAGGTGGAGACGACTTTGACCAAGTAATTATCGATTACTTAGTTGCAGAATTTAAAAAAGAAAACGGCATTGACCTTTCAAAAGATAAAATGGCCCTGCAACGTCTAAAAGATGCAGCTGAAAAAGCGAAAAAAGATCTTTCAGGTGTTACTTCAACTCAAATCTCATTACCGTTTATCACGGCTGGAGAAGCTGGACCACTTCACTTAGAAGTAAGCCTTTCTCGTGCTAAATTTGACGAGTTATCTTCAGATTTAGTTGAAAGAACAATGGGACCTGTCCGCCAAGCATTAAGCGATGCTGATCTTTCAGCTAGTGAAATTGATAAAGTTATTCTTGTTGGGGGATCTACTCGTATTCCTGCTGTACAAGAAGCAATTAAAAAAGCATTAGGAAAAGAGCCTCATAAAGGCGTAAACCCTGATGAAGTTGTAGCACTTGGTGCTTCAATTCAAGGTGGAGTTATCACTGGAGACGTAAAAGACGTTGTATTACTTGACGTTACTCCGCTTTCACTTGGTATTGAAACAATGGGTGGGGTATTTACGAAGCTTATTGAACGTAATACAACAATCCCAACAAGTAAATCACAAGTGTTCTCAACCGCAGCTGATAACCAAACAGCAGTAGACATTCACGTGCTACAAGGTGAGCGTCCAATGTCAGCTGATAACAAAACATTAGGTCGCTTCCAATTAACAGATATTCCACCAGCACCACGTGGAGTACCTCAAATTGAGGTATCATTTGATATCGACAAAAATGGTATCGTAAATGTTCGTGCAAAAGATTTAGGTACAAACAAAGAACAAGCGATCACAATTAAATCAAACACTGGTTTATCTGATGATGAAATCGACCGTATGGTTAAAGAAGCTGAAGAAAACGCAGATGCAGACAAAGCTCGTAAAGAAGAAGTTGAACTACGTAACGAAGCAGATCAATTAGTGTTCCAAACAGAAAAAACATTAAAAGATCTTGAAGGTAAGGTAGACGAAGCTGAAGTTGCGAAAGCGAATGAAGCAAAAGATGCTTTAAAAGCAGCGATTGAGAAAAACGAATTAGAAGAAATTAAAGTGAAAAAAGAAGCTCTTCAAACAATTGTACAAGAGCTTTCTATGAAACTATATGAGCAAGCACAACAAGCTCAGGCACAACAAGGTGGAGAAGCTGGTAATAAAGCAGCTGACGATGTTGTTGACGCAGAGTTTGAAGAAGTAAATGATGACGACAAAAAATAA
- the prmA gene encoding 50S ribosomal protein L11 methyltransferase, producing MKWSELSIHTTQEAVEPISNILHEAGASGVVIEDLADLMKERSTSLGEIYQLDPTDYPEEGVVVKAYLPVNSFLGETVEGIKAAINNLLVYDIDLGRNHITISEVNEEEWATAWKKYYHPVKISEKFTIVPTWEIYEPVSSDELIIELDPGMAFGTGTHPTTVLCIQALERTVQKDDTVIDVGTGSGVLSIAAGLLGAKSIDAYDLDQVAVDSARLNCKINKVQNIVNVSQKNLLDDVEGPVDLIVSNILAEIIVRFIDKAYEVLKQDGTFITSGIIQNKKYEVKEALQNAGFIIEETMVMEDWVAFIAKKK from the coding sequence ATGAAATGGTCTGAATTAAGCATCCATACAACACAAGAAGCGGTGGAACCCATTTCAAATATTTTACATGAAGCTGGAGCAAGTGGGGTGGTCATTGAGGATTTAGCTGACTTAATGAAGGAACGGAGTACATCCCTCGGCGAAATCTACCAACTAGATCCAACCGATTATCCAGAAGAAGGTGTTGTTGTAAAGGCTTATCTGCCTGTTAATAGTTTTCTTGGCGAAACAGTTGAGGGCATAAAGGCTGCTATTAATAATTTATTGGTATATGATATCGATCTCGGAAGAAATCATATTACAATAAGTGAAGTGAATGAAGAAGAATGGGCAACAGCCTGGAAAAAATATTACCACCCTGTTAAAATTTCTGAAAAGTTTACGATTGTTCCAACTTGGGAAATCTATGAACCTGTGAGCTCAGATGAATTAATCATAGAACTAGATCCAGGGATGGCTTTTGGAACAGGAACACATCCTACCACTGTATTATGTATACAAGCATTAGAACGTACTGTACAAAAGGATGATACAGTTATTGACGTAGGAACAGGTTCTGGTGTTCTAAGTATTGCTGCAGGTTTACTCGGTGCAAAAAGTATTGATGCATACGATTTAGATCAAGTAGCAGTTGATAGTGCCCGTTTAAATTGTAAGATTAACAAAGTACAAAACATTGTCAATGTTTCTCAAAAAAATCTTCTAGACGATGTTGAAGGACCAGTTGATTTAATTGTATCCAATATTCTTGCGGAAATTATTGTTCGCTTTATTGATAAAGCATATGAAGTACTCAAACAAGACGGAACTTTTATTACATCAGGTATTATTCAAAATAAAAAGTATGAAGTAAAAGAAGCGCTGCAAAATGCTGGTTTTATTATTGAAGAAACTATGGTCATGGAAGATTGGGTTGCGTTTATCGCGAAAAAGAAGTAA
- the lepA gene encoding translation elongation factor 4 codes for MNREEKLKRQSRIRNFSIIAHIDHGKSTLADRILEKTSALTQREMKNQLLDSMDLERERGITIKLNAVQLKYKAKDGEEYTFHLIDTPGHVDFTYEVSRSLAACEGAILVVDAAQGIEAQTLANVYLALDNDLEILPVINKIDLPSADPERVRQEVEDVIGLDASEAVLASAKAGIGIEEILEQVVEKVPAPQGDPEGPLKALIFDSLYDAYRGVVAYIRVVEGTVKVGQKIKMMATGKEFEVTEVGVFNPKPVQLKELNVGDVGFLTAAIKNVGDTRVGDTITNAKNGATEALPGYRKLNPMVFCGLYPIDTAKYNDLREALEKLELNDSSLQFEPETSQALGFGFRCGFLGLLHMEIIQERIEREFKIDLITTAPSVIYDVHLTDGETLRVDNPSNMPDPQKIDRIEEPYVKAAIMVPNDYVGAVMELCQKKRGNFIDMQYLDENRVNINYEIPLSEIVYDFFDQLKSNTKGYASFDYELIGYKTSTLVKMDILLNAEKIDALSFIVHRDSSYERGKIIVEKLKELIPRQQFEVPIQAAIGQKIVARSTIKAMRKNVLAKCYGGDISRKRKLLEKQKEGKKRMKQVGSVEVPQEAFMAVLRMDES; via the coding sequence ATGAATAGAGAAGAAAAATTAAAAAGGCAGTCGAGAATCCGGAACTTTTCGATTATTGCTCATATTGATCACGGTAAATCGACTCTAGCAGATCGTATTTTAGAAAAAACATCAGCTTTAACTCAGCGTGAAATGAAGAATCAGCTGTTAGATTCAATGGATCTTGAACGAGAACGTGGGATCACGATTAAATTGAATGCCGTTCAATTAAAATATAAAGCGAAAGATGGAGAGGAATATACTTTCCATTTAATCGATACTCCAGGACATGTCGACTTTACGTATGAGGTTTCACGAAGTCTTGCAGCATGTGAAGGAGCAATTCTTGTGGTTGATGCAGCTCAGGGAATAGAAGCTCAAACGCTTGCAAATGTATATTTAGCGCTTGATAACGATTTGGAAATCTTGCCTGTAATTAACAAAATTGACTTACCAAGTGCTGACCCAGAACGTGTTCGTCAAGAGGTTGAAGATGTAATCGGACTTGATGCATCTGAGGCAGTTTTGGCATCTGCTAAAGCTGGAATTGGGATTGAAGAAATACTAGAGCAGGTTGTAGAAAAAGTACCTGCACCACAAGGTGATCCTGAAGGACCGTTAAAAGCTCTTATCTTTGACTCCTTATATGACGCTTACCGCGGAGTTGTTGCATACATTCGTGTAGTTGAAGGAACGGTTAAAGTAGGACAAAAAATTAAAATGATGGCAACCGGTAAAGAATTTGAAGTAACTGAGGTAGGGGTATTCAATCCAAAACCCGTTCAGTTAAAAGAATTAAATGTAGGAGATGTTGGATTTTTAACAGCTGCTATTAAAAACGTTGGAGACACTCGTGTTGGTGATACAATTACCAATGCAAAAAACGGGGCAACTGAGGCGCTGCCAGGTTATCGTAAGTTAAATCCGATGGTGTTCTGTGGACTATACCCAATTGATACCGCTAAATATAATGATTTACGTGAAGCATTAGAAAAGCTTGAGCTAAATGACTCGTCTCTTCAATTTGAGCCAGAAACGTCACAAGCTCTAGGATTTGGGTTCCGTTGTGGATTTTTAGGACTACTTCATATGGAAATCATCCAAGAACGTATTGAACGTGAATTTAAAATTGATTTAATTACTACAGCTCCAAGTGTTATCTATGATGTTCATTTAACAGATGGTGAAACACTAAGAGTCGATAATCCATCTAATATGCCTGACCCGCAAAAGATTGACCGCATTGAAGAGCCTTATGTTAAAGCGGCAATAATGGTTCCGAATGATTATGTCGGTGCAGTAATGGAGCTTTGTCAGAAGAAACGTGGAAATTTCATAGATATGCAATATCTTGATGAAAATCGCGTGAACATTAATTACGAAATCCCATTATCTGAAATTGTTTATGATTTCTTTGATCAATTAAAATCGAATACAAAAGGTTATGCTTCCTTTGACTATGAATTAATTGGTTACAAAACATCAACTCTAGTTAAAATGGACATTTTATTAAATGCTGAGAAGATTGATGCATTGTCATTTATTGTTCACCGTGACTCATCGTATGAGCGTGGAAAAATAATTGTTGAAAAACTGAAAGAACTTATTCCGCGTCAACAATTCGAAGTGCCGATTCAAGCAGCGATTGGCCAAAAGATTGTGGCAAGATCAACAATCAAAGCAATGCGTAAAAACGTACTTGCGAAATGTTACGGTGGTGACATTTCACGTAAACGTAAGTTATTAGAAAAACAAAAAGAAGGTAAAAAGAGAATGAAGCAAGTTGGTTCTGTTGAAGTGCCACAAGAAGCCTTTATGGCTGTATTGCGTATGGATGAAAGCTGA
- a CDS encoding YqxA family protein: MIKFMFKCFVLCSVLLFGVLIGMQQANQGMIKMKGYNDPDLQGAFQVQNDSGDVAASILGNEVTSQDLEKKQEQLEQIEAFNFFSQIGKQLAGIVSNGVSTILDMVTNWLNGLLE, from the coding sequence ATGATTAAATTCATGTTTAAATGCTTTGTTTTATGTTCTGTGCTTTTATTTGGCGTGTTAATTGGCATGCAGCAAGCAAACCAAGGCATGATCAAAATGAAAGGATACAATGATCCTGATTTACAAGGTGCATTTCAAGTTCAAAATGATTCAGGTGATGTCGCCGCGTCTATTCTTGGAAACGAAGTAACCAGTCAGGATCTTGAAAAAAAACAAGAGCAGCTTGAACAAATTGAAGCCTTTAACTTCTTCTCTCAAATCGGTAAACAGCTTGCAGGCATAGTTAGTAATGGAGTATCGACAATATTGGATATGGTAACTAACTGGTTAAATGGTTTACTAGAATAA
- the hemW gene encoding radical SAM family heme chaperone HemW yields the protein MIKSAYIHIPFCHHICHYCDFNKVFFKQQPVDEYIESLITEMHYAKEINKQQEPLKTIFIGGGTPTALSAKQLDRLLEGISTELLSTNELIEFAVEANPGELSIEKLEVLKNAGVNRLSIGVQSFDDELLNKIGRVHRKDDVFRTIKQAEQVGFDNLSLDLMYALPGQTIEQFRETLETAFTLNVKHFSAYSLIIEPKTVFYNLMQKGKLTLPPQEHEAQMYELAMEEMEKHGFKQYEISNYSIPGYESQHNLTYWNNEYYYGFGAGAHGYVNGLRTSNVGPIRKYMENIDESGTAFSAQTKVSKEEEMEEQMFLGLRKVKGVNKETFHKRFSVKLEEKFGSQIQKLVKQGLLVDDDESLFLTHKGKLLGNEVFQEFLIS from the coding sequence ATGATTAAATCCGCATACATTCATATTCCTTTTTGCCATCATATTTGTCATTATTGTGATTTTAATAAGGTTTTTTTCAAACAACAACCTGTTGATGAATATATTGAAAGTCTTATAACAGAAATGCATTATGCTAAGGAAATTAATAAACAACAGGAGCCGCTTAAAACCATTTTTATTGGTGGTGGAACTCCTACAGCCCTATCGGCAAAACAACTTGATCGACTTCTTGAAGGTATCTCGACCGAGCTGCTGTCAACAAATGAACTTATTGAATTCGCGGTTGAAGCAAATCCTGGTGAGCTTTCTATAGAAAAATTGGAAGTGTTAAAGAATGCAGGAGTTAATCGCTTAAGTATTGGGGTTCAGAGTTTTGACGATGAGCTTCTCAATAAAATTGGACGAGTTCATCGAAAAGATGATGTTTTTCGTACAATAAAACAAGCTGAACAGGTAGGTTTTGATAATTTAAGTCTCGATTTAATGTATGCACTGCCCGGACAAACAATCGAGCAATTTAGAGAAACGCTGGAAACTGCATTTACTCTAAATGTGAAACACTTCTCAGCATATTCTTTAATCATTGAACCGAAAACAGTGTTTTATAATTTAATGCAAAAAGGAAAATTAACACTGCCACCTCAAGAGCATGAGGCGCAAATGTATGAATTGGCAATGGAAGAAATGGAGAAGCATGGCTTTAAGCAATATGAAATAAGTAATTACAGCATTCCAGGATATGAAAGTCAACATAATCTAACATATTGGAACAACGAGTATTACTATGGATTTGGTGCAGGTGCACATGGATATGTTAATGGGCTAAGAACATCTAATGTTGGTCCAATCAGAAAGTATATGGAGAACATTGATGAATCCGGGACAGCTTTTTCTGCACAAACAAAAGTGAGCAAAGAAGAAGAAATGGAAGAGCAAATGTTTCTTGGGTTACGAAAAGTAAAAGGTGTTAACAAGGAAACTTTTCATAAAAGATTTTCAGTTAAATTGGAAGAGAAATTTGGTAGTCAAATCCAAAAACTTGTTAAACAAGGATTACTGGTAGATGACGATGAATCCCTTTTTCTTACTCATAAAGGGAAGCTATTAGGCAATGAAGTTTTCCAAGAATTTTTAATTTCATAA
- a CDS encoding 16S rRNA (uracil(1498)-N(3))-methyltransferase, protein MQRYFIEAAKENIEGDIFITGDDVHHISRVLRMQSGNMVVCCTKDGFEALCEIVEITNDQVSCSVLEWMTVNHELPVSISIASGLPKGDKLEWIIQKGTELGASSFIPFNAARSIVKLETKKVGKKLERWSKIAKEASEQSYRNTIPSICEPCDFHELISIAKNFDVKIVAYEESAKQGEKKNLVKALDELQVGGSLLAVFGPEGGLTEKEVAKLEQEGFIICSFGPRILRTETAPLYLLSAVSYNFELSR, encoded by the coding sequence TTGCAACGATATTTTATAGAAGCAGCTAAAGAAAATATTGAGGGAGATATCTTTATTACAGGTGACGACGTACACCATATTTCACGTGTTTTGCGTATGCAATCAGGTAATATGGTTGTCTGCTGTACGAAGGATGGCTTTGAAGCACTTTGTGAAATTGTTGAAATTACCAATGACCAAGTGAGTTGTTCTGTATTAGAATGGATGACAGTGAATCATGAATTACCAGTTTCTATTTCCATTGCGAGCGGGTTGCCTAAAGGGGATAAGCTTGAATGGATTATTCAAAAGGGCACCGAATTAGGTGCTTCTTCATTTATCCCTTTTAATGCTGCTCGTTCAATTGTAAAGCTTGAGACTAAAAAGGTCGGTAAGAAGCTTGAGCGTTGGTCCAAAATCGCAAAGGAAGCATCAGAGCAATCATATCGTAATACAATTCCATCAATCTGTGAACCATGTGATTTTCATGAACTGATTTCTATAGCAAAAAATTTCGATGTGAAAATTGTTGCTTATGAAGAATCCGCTAAACAGGGAGAAAAGAAAAACTTGGTTAAAGCATTAGACGAACTTCAGGTTGGTGGTTCCCTGCTGGCTGTGTTTGGACCTGAAGGTGGATTAACAGAAAAAGAGGTTGCAAAACTCGAGCAAGAAGGTTTTATTATTTGTAGTTTTGGCCCAAGAATATTAAGAACTGAGACAGCACCGTTGTATTTATTATCTGCTGTTTCTTATAATTTCGAACTATCGAGGTGA